DNA from Streptomyces sp. NBC_01260:
CCCGGGGCGGGGTACTCGGAGAGGTGGCCGGACGCGGCGACGGTACGGCCCCGGAGGCGGCGGCCGTCGCGGGAGCCTTGGCGGGCCGGGCCGGTGCGGACGGTGCCGCGGTGGCGGTGCCCGCCGCGGCGACGGGCGCCGCCTTGGCGTTCCGCGCGGAGCGCAGTGCACCCCGCAGCCGGTCGCGGGTGCCCTCGCCCGCTTCACCGGACTTGGACGCCGGCTTGGCGGGGGCGGGCACCTTGGGCAGCGCCATCACCTGGGTGGCGTCGGCCGGTGGCGGTACCGGGACGTCCGGCTGCTCGGGGGCGTCGATCACGTCGCTGAGCAGGGCGCGCGCGCCCGCGTCGTCGAGCCGCTGCTCGGGGTCCCGGGCGAGCAGACCGTAGATGACCTCTTCCAGCGGGCCCGCGTTCTTCGGCGGGTCGAGCGGTTCGGTCATCACCGCGGTCAGGGTCGCGATCGCGGAGCCCTTGTCGTACGGCGGGCAGCCCTCGACGCTCGCGTACAGCAGTCCGCCGAGCGACCACAGGTCGGCCGGCGGGCCGGGCTTGTGCCCGCGGGCCCGCTCCGGCGAGATGTACGAGGGTGCGCCGACGAGCATGCCCGTGGAGGTGACGGAGGGGTCGCCCTCGACCTGGGCGATCCCGAAGTCGGTCAGCACGACCCGGCCGTCCTCGGCGATCAGCACGTTGGACGGCTTCACGTCACGGTGCAGAATGCCCTCGCGGTGCGCCGAACGCAGCACGTCGAGGATGGCCAGGCCTACCTCGGCCGCCCGTCTCGGTGTCAGGACACCGTCCTCGCGCACCGCCTCGGCCAGCGACTTGCCCTCGATGAGTTCCATGACGATCCACGGCCGGTCGTCCTCGTCGACCACGTCGTAGACCGTGACCGCGCCGTTGTTGCGGATCCGGGCGATCGCCTTCGCCTCGCGCAGCGTACGCGTGATGAGACGGCGCTTCTCGTCGTCGTCGATGGCTGTCGGGAACCGCAGCTCCTTGACCGCGACCGTGCGGCCCAGCGTCTCGTCCACGGCGCGCCAGACCGTGCCCATACCGCCCCGGCCGAGCACCTCCCCGAGCCGGTACCGCCCCGCAAGGAGACGTCCGTCCTTGTCCCGTTGGGGCTCCCGTGCCTGCTCCGCCTCCGACATGCGTCCCCTCTGCGATCAACCCGCCCTGGCAGAGCGTTCATTGTCCCCTACCCCGGGACCGGTCCTGGTGCCGGGGCCCGGGTCCGCCATGATGTGGCCGGAGGAAGGGACTCCCTGCCATGCCGACTCTAAGGGCACCGCTCGTCACCCTGTTGGCGACAGCGCTGCTCTGTCCCGGAACAGCGAGCCTGCCCAGCGAACCACACCTCACGCCCGCAGCCTCCTACCTGCCACCGCTCCTGCTCCAGGGCGAAGCCCCCACTGCCGCACTCCTGATACGCGCCCCCTCCGCCGCCGGCTCCGGCATCTACCGGTCAACGGGTCCCGGCATCCGGTACGCGGACCGCTTCCGGGCGGGCAGCATCACCAAGACCTTCGTCGCCACCGTCGTGCTCCAACTCGCCCATGAGGGACGACTGCGGCTGTCGGACCCGGTCGAGCGCTTTCTGCCCGGACTGATCCGCGGCCACGGGAACGACGGCCGCCGCATCACCCTGCGCGCCCTGCTCAGCCACACCAGCGGACTCTACGACTACACAGACGACAGGTCCGCGCATCCGGTCTCCGCCACCGCCGCGATCCGTACGGCGACGAGCCACCGCCCCACGACCCGCCCCGGCGTGTTCGCCTACTCCAATACCGATTACGCCGTACTGGGCCTGGTCGTTCGGCGCGTCACCGGCCACGATTACGCCACCGAGATCCGGCGCCGCATCATCGTTCCCCTCCGCCTCACCGGCACCTCCCTGCCCGGGGCCCGCACCACCCTGCCCGCACCGCACGGCCGCGGCTACTCCCGCGATCCGGCGGGCGGCGGCCTGATCGACGCCACCGAACTCGACCCGCGCACCGCGGGCGCGGCCGGTGAGCTGATCTCCACGCTCTCCGATCTGAACCGCTTCTTCGCGGCCCTGCTGGGCGGACGGCTGCTCCCGCCCGCACAGCTGGCCGGGATGCTGAACACCGCTGCGGCGCAAGGGAACCACGGCCTGGGGATCTACCCGGAGCGACTCTCCTGCGGAGTCACCGTCTGGGGTCACAACGGCCGTATAGCGGGCAGTTACGTCCGTACCGCCGCAAGCCGCGACGGTGGCCACATCATGACGTACCGCATCGACACGGACATCCTGACCGGCACGGAGACGCTCGAACCCGCACTCCTGGAAGCGGAGTTCTGCCCGGGCCGGGCCGGCCGACGCGCCGGCCCGAACGACAGGCCCTGAACTCTCGGGCCCGGCAAAGCGGAACTTCGTGTCGCGCTTCGAGGGACGGCCACCCTGCGGCGTCGAGATCCACGGAGGCGGGACGGGATTGCGCATCACCCGATCCGACCGCAGCCGCCCGAGCACCTCCACCGGCGGACCACCGAGCAAATGGGCCATGCGCGGGGCGTCGAGTACAGCCGCTCCGCGCCGCATTCCGCAGGGCCGTCGCCGGCCCGGTGGCTACGGCGGTGACCATGACGGGCGCAGCGGAAACACCAGCTCGTATGCACCGTCGGTGGAGACACGAGTGTCTCGATTCGCTCTTCCCGCAGGAGACAGGCCCGCGCGACGCCGCGCGGGCCTGTCCTGTTTGTCTCGGCCTCAGCCTCCCCTGGTGGCATTACCGGCGAGCGTCCGTGTCGGTGTTCTCCCGGATCGAGGCCCCCTCAGCAGCACGTAGGCGACTTGACCGCCCGGCGCACGGCACTGAACCGTTGTTCTGCACTCCTGAGGTTCAGAATCAGGTACTCAGCTAAATGGGCACGATGTCCGGCGCCCCGAGCCGTGCCGCGTCCGCCGTCAGGTCGTCGGGCTGGCGCTGCGACTCCCGCTCCGCCTCCACCCGCTTCTCGTAGTGCGCGACCTCCCGCCCGATCTGGCTCTTGTCCCAGCCGAGCACCGGAGCCATCAGCTCCGCGCAGAGCTGCGCGGAACGCGTGCCCCGGTCGAAGGTCTCGATGGAGATCCGGGTCCGCCGGGTCAGCACGTCGTCGAGGTGGCGGGCCCCTTCGTGCGAGGCCGCGTAGACGATCTCGGCCTTCAGGTAGTCGTCGGCGGACGGCAGCGGTTCGCCCATCACCGGATCGGCGACGATCAGCTCCAGGATCTCCTCGGTCATGGCGCCGTACCGGTTCAGCAGATGCTCCACCCGGGCGACGTGCAGTCCGGTCCGGGCGGCGATCCTGGCCCGCGCGTTCCACAGGGCGCGGTAGCCCTCGGCGCCCAGCAGCGGAATGTCCTCGGTGACGCATTCGGCCACCCGCTGGTCGAGGCCGTGCACCGCCTCGTCCACGGCGTCCTTGGCCATCACCCGGTACGTGGTGTACTTCCCGCCCGCGACGACGACGAGGCCCGGCAGCGGATGCGCCACCGTGTGCTCGCGCGAGAGCTTGCTGGTCGCGTCCGACTCGCCGGCCAGCAGCGGCCGCAGCCCCGCATAGACTCCCTCGACGTCGTCCCTGGTCAGCGGCGTGGCCAGGACCGAATTGACGTGCTCCAGCAGATAGTCGATATCCGCGCTGGACGCCGCGGGATGCGCCTTGTCCAGGTCCCAGTCGGTGTCCGTCGTGCCGACGATCCAGTGCCGCCCCCACGGGATGACGAAGAGCACGGACTTCTCGGTGCGCAGGATCAGGCCGGTGGAGGAGTGGATGCGGTCCTTCGGGACGACCAGGTGGATGCCCTTGGACGCCCGGACGTGGAACTGGCCGCGCTCACCGATCAGCGCCTGGGTGTCATCCGTCCAGACGCCGGTGGCGTTGACCACCTGTTTGGCCCTGACCTCGTACTCACCGCCCGCCTCGACGTCCTCCACCCGGGCGCCGACGACCCGCTCGCCCTCCCGCAGGAAGCCGACCACCCGGGCCCGGTTCGCCACGTGCGCGCCGTAGCCGGCGGCGGTCCGTACCAGCGTCGCCACATAGCGGGCGTCGTCCATCTGGGCGTCGTAGTACTGCAGGGCCCCCACCAGGGCGTCCCGCTTCAGCGCGGGCGCGACGCGCAGGGCCTGGCTGCGGGAGAGGTGCCGGTGCACGGGCAGTCCGCGGCCGTGCCCGGACGACACCGACATCGCGTCGTACAGCGCGACGCCCGAGCCCGCGTACAGCCGCTCCCAGCCCTTGTGCTGCAACGGATAGAGGAACGGCACCGGCTTCACCAGATGCGGGGCCAGCCGCTCCAGCAGCAGCCCGCGCTCCTTCAGCGCCTCCCGGACGAGCGCGAAGTCGAGCATCTCCAGATAGCGCAGCCCGCCGTGGATCAGCTTGCTCGACCTGCTCGACGTGCCGGACGCCCAGTCGCGAGCCTCGACCAGACCGGTGGCGAGCCCTCTCGTGGCCGCGTCGAGCGCCGTTCCGGCGCCGACCACGCCCGCCCCCACGACCAGCACGTCCAGTTCACGCTCGGCCATCGCTGCGAGCGCCTCGCCGCGCTCCGCGGGTCCCAGTGTCGCTGTCCTCACTACTGCCTCCCGGTAGATCGGGGTGGTCCGGGCACGGGGGTGCGGTCCGACCGTGGGGTCGAATGCCCGTGCCCACCCCTCGATTCTGTCCGCGCTCCGCGACTTCAGCCACCGCCTGTGGACAACACCCGGACAACCGGGACCACACAATGCGACATATAGGTCATATTTACGCCTAGTCTGACATTGCGCTGTCCCCAGCGGTTGCGCTTTCTGTCTTCATGGTCTTAGGGAAGGACGGCCACCCACGTGCCTGCAGACCTCGCCGTCATCGGACTCGGTCACCTCGGCCTGCCCCTCGCCCAAGCCGCCGTCGCAGCCGGTATCCAGACCGTCGGCTACGACACCGACCCCCGGGCCTTCGCCGAGCTCTCCGCGGGCCGCACCCCCGTCGAGGGTCCGCTCACCGCGTCCGACGTCCGCCGCATGCTCTCCGGGGGCTTCCGCCCCACCACCAACGAGGCCGAGCTGGGCCGGGTCCGTACCGCCGTGATCTGCGCGCCCACCCCGCTCGGCCCCGACCGCACCCTGGACCTCGGTGCCATCGGCGACGCGGCCCGCGCCCTCGCCGCCCGGCTGCGACCGCACACCACGGTGCTGCTGGAATCGGCCGTGCCCCCCGGCACCACCGAGAACTTCCTGCTCCCCCTCCTCGAAAAGGGCTCCGGGCTGCGCGGCGGACGCGACTTCCACCTCGCCTACTCCCCGACCCGGCTCGACCCCGGCAACCGCACCCACGTCTACGCCAACACCCCCAAGGTCATCGGCGGCCTCACCCCCGCCTGCACCGAATCGGCCGCGGCCTTCTACAGCCGGCTCACCGACAAGGTCGTACGCGCCCGCGGCCCGCGCGAGGCCGAGATGACGAAGGTCCTGGAGACCAACTTCCGGCACGTCAACATCGCCCTGGTCAACGAGATGGCCGTGCTCTGCCACGACATCGGCGTCGACCTGTGGGACGTCATCAGGTGCGCCGAGACCAAACCCTTCGGCTTCCAGCCCTTCCGCCCCGGCCCCGGCGTCGGCGGCCACGGAGCCCCGGTCGACCCGGGCTACCTCCCGTACAGCAGCCGCACCCCCGGCCACCCGCTGCGGATGGTCTCGCTCGCGCAGGAGATCAACGACCGGATGCCGCAGTACGTGATCCAGCGTTGCGCCACCCTCCTCAACGAACACGGGAAATCCGTGCGCGGCGCCCGGGTGCTGCTGCTCGGTGTCACCTACAAGCCGGACCTCGCCGACCAGGAGGCCTCCCCCGCCCGCGAGATCGCCACCCGGCTGATGGACATGGGGGCCCAGATCGGCTACCACGATCCGCACGTCCTGGACTGGCGGGTACGTGAACTCCCGGTCCCCCGGGCCGATTCGCTGTACGAGGCGGCCTCCAGCGCCGATCTCACGGTGCTGCTCCAGCACCACCGTACGTACGACCTCCAGGGCCTCGCCGTGAAGGCGCAACTGCTCCTCGACACCCGGGGCGCGACGCCCGCCGGAGCCGCGCACCGGCTCTGACCCCAGTCCCCCCAAGGAATTTCTGGGCCGATGTCCGAGGTGACTGCTAGCCCGCGGCGTCACTTCTCGCACAGTCGTGCGTATCCGTCCAGGGGGGAACCCGAATGAGCCAGCCCGTACCACCGCCGAACCAGCCGCAGCACCCCCAGGACGGCAACCCGTACGCCGGCCAGCAGCCCGCCGCCCCGACCGGCAACCCGTTCGCGGGCCAGCAGCCGGGTCCGTACGGCCAGCCGGGCCAGCCGGGCGTCCAGTTCGGCGGCGGCACACCGTTCGCCCCGGTGGCACCGGCGCGTGACAACGTCGGGCTCGGAATCCTTGCCGCAGTCGTCGCAGCCGTCGTCGCGGGGGCCGTCTACGGCGCGATCATCGGCGCCACCAAGCACGACATCGGCTACGCGGCCGTGGGTGTCGGCTTCGTCGTCGGCTTCGCGTCGGGCAAGGTCGGCGGCCGGAATCCGGCGCTTCCGGTCCTCAGCGCCGTCTTCGCGCTGATCGCCGTCTACTTCGGCCAGCTGCTCGGCGAGGCGATGATCGTGGCCAAGGACTACCCGGTCACGGTCTCCGAACTGTTCTTCGACCACTTCGGTGCGCTGAACGAGATGTGGAAGGCCGACTCGAACTTCATCTCGTACCTCTTCTTCGCCGTCGCGGCGGTCGCCGCGTTCTCCGGCGCGAAGAAGGCCGCCGACTAGTCGCGGTCGCGACACACGGAAGGGGCCGGACGGCGATCGCGCGATCGCCGTCCGGCCCCTTTGCCGTACTACGCGTACTCAGCGGCGGTGCTGCGAGTCCGCCACCGTCACCTCGACGCGCTGGAACTCCTTGAGGTCGCTGTAGCCCGTGGTCGCCATCGCCCGGCGCAGTGCGCCGAAGATGTTCATCGAGCCGTCGGGGGTGTGCGAAGGACCGGTGAGGACCTCCTCCGTCGTCCCGACCGAGCCGAGGTCGACCAGCTTGCCGCGCGGCACGTCCTCGTGGACGGCCTCCATGCCCCAGTGACGGCCGCGGCCCGGCGCGTCCGTCGCGCGGGCGAGCGGGGAGCCCATCATCACGGCGTCCGCACCGCAGGCGATGGCCTTCGGCAGGTCGCCGGACCAGCCGACGCCGCCGTCCGCGATCACGTGCACGTACCGGCCGCCGGACTCGTCCATGTAGTCGCGGCGGGCACCGGCCACATCGGCGACCGCGGTCGCCATCGGGACCTGGATGCCGAAGACGTTGCGCGTGGTGTGCGCGGCGCCGCCGCCGAAGCCGACGAGGACACCGGCCGCACCGGTGCGCATCAGGTGCAGGGCGGCGGTGTACGTGGCACAGCCGCCGACGATCACCGGGACGTCCAGCTCGTAGATGAACTGCTTCAGGTTGAGCGGCTCGGCCGCGCCCGAGACGTGCTCGGCGGAGACCGTCGTACCGCGGATGACGAAGATGTCCACACCCGCGTCGACGACGGCCTTGGAGAACTGGGCGGTGCGCTGCGGGGAGAGCGCGGCGGCGGTGACGACACCGGAGTCGCGCACCTCCTTGATGCGCCGGCCGATCAGCTCCTCCTGGATGGGGGCGGAGTAGATCTCCTGGAGCCGGCGGGTGGCCGACTCGACGGGCATCTCGGCGATCTCGTCGAGCAGCGGCTGCGGGTCGGCGTGCCGGGTCCACAGGCCTTCCAGGTTGAGCACGCCGAGGCCGCCGAGCTCACCGATGCGAATGGCGTGCTGCGGGGAGACGACGGAGTCCATGGGAGCGGCCAGGAACGGCAGCTCGAAGCGGTAGGCGTCGATCTGCCAGGCGATCGAGACCTCCTTCGGGTCGCGGGTCCGGCGGCTCGGGACGACGGCGATGTCGTCGAATGCGTATGCCCGGCGGCCGCGCTTGCCGCGCCCGATCTCGATCTCAGTCACGATGGTGTGGCCTTTCCCTCTACGTCTGCGCTGTCCAGTATCCCCGACACGCGCGTGAGGGGCGGTCCCGGGAACCCCGGTCCGCCCCTCACCTGCGTTGTTGCGTTACTTCCGGCTGTAGTTCGGTGCCTCGACCGTCATCTGGATGTCGTGCGGGTGGCTCTCCTTGAGACCCGCCGAGGTGATCCGCACGAAGCGGCCCTTGCTCTCCATCTCATCGACGGAGGCCGCGCCCACGTACCCCATCGTCTGGCGGAGACCGCCGACGAGCTGGTGCAGGACGTTGGCCAGCGGGCCCCGGTAGGGCACCTGGCCCTCGATGCCCTCGGGGACGAGCTTGTCGTCGGAGGACACCTCGGCCTGGAAGTACCGGTCCTTCGAGTAGGAGCGGCCCTGGCCGCGGGACTGCATCGCGCCGAGCGAACCCATGCCGCGGTACGACTTGAACTGCTTGCCGTTGATGAACTGCAGCTCGCCCGGGGACTCCTCGCAGCCCGCGAGCAGCGAGCCGAGCATCACCGCGTCGGCGCCGGCCACCAGGGCCTTGCCGATGTCGCCGGAGTACTGCAGGCCGCCGTCACCGATGACCGGGACACCCGCGGCACGGGCCGCCAGCGCGGCCTCGTAGATCGCGGTCACCTGCGGGACGCCGATACCGGCGACCACCCGGGTGGTGCAGATCGAACCGGGTCCGACGCCCACCTTGACGCCGTCCACACCGGCGTCGACCAAGGCCTGGGCGCCGTCGCGGGTCGCGACGTTGCCGCCGATGACGTCCACGCCGACGGCCGACTTGATCTTCGCCATCCAGTTGAGGGCGTTGCTGTTGTGGCCGTGCGAGGTGTCGACGATCAGGAAGTCGACGCCTGCCCCGGCCAGCGCCTGGGCGCGGTCCAGCGCCTCCGGGCTGGCGCCGACGGCCGCGCCGACGAGCAGCCGGCCCTCGCCGTCCTTGGCCGCGTTCGGGTACTGCTCGGCCTTCTTGAAGTCCTTGACCGTGATGAGGCCCTTGAGAATGCCCGTCTCGTCGACCAGCGGAAGCTTCTCGATCTTGTGACGGCGCAGCAGCTCCATGGCGTCCACGCCGGAGATGCCCACCCTGCCGGTGACCAGCGGCATCGGCGTCATGACCTCACGCACCTGGCGCGAGCGGTCCGACTCGAAGGCCATGTCGCGGTTGGTGACGATGCCGAGCAACTTGCCCGCCGGATCGGTGACCGGGACGCCGCTGATGCGGAACTTGGCGCACAGCGCGTCGGCCTCGCCGAGCGTGGCGTCCGGGCTGACCGTGATCGGGTCGGTGACCATGCCGGACTCGGACCGCTTCACCAGGTCCACCTGGTTGACCTGGTCCTCGACCGAGAGGTTGCGGTGCAGTACGCCGACACCGCCCTGTCGGGCCATGGCGATGGCCATGCGGGCCTCGGTCACCTTGTCCATCGCGGCGGACAGCAGCGGAATGTTCACGCGTACGTTCCGCGAGATGAGCGACGAGGTGTCGACCGCGTTGGGCAGCACATCAGATGCGCCCGGCAGCAGCAGCACGTCGTCGTATGTCAGCCCGAGCGTCGCGAATTTCTCGGGCACTCCGTCGACGTTTGCAGTCATGACACCTTCCCCAAATGGCCTTGATCGGTGCGGATGTCCATGCTAACGGCCTCCGTGCGTGTCTCATTCCACGAGCAAGATCACCCGGAGGTTCTGTACCTTCCTACGGGACCCGCGACGGGCCCGGGCTCACTGCTCCGCGAGGGCCCGCAGCCGGCTCAGCGCACGGTGCTGGGCGACCCGGACCGCGCCCGGCGACATGCCCAGCAGCTGTCCGGTCTCCTCGGCGGTCAGTCCGACCGCGACGCGAAGAACCAGCAGCTCACGCTGGTTCTCCGGGAGGTTGGCGAGGAGCCTCTTGGCCCAGGCGGCGTCGCTGCTGAGCAGCGCGCGCTCCTCGGGTCCGAGCGAATCGTCCGGCCGCTCCGGCATCTCGTCGGAGGGCACCGCGGTCGATCCCGGGTGCCGCATCGCGGCCCGCTGGAGATCGGCCACCTTGTGGCCGGCGATGGCGAAGACGAAGGCTTCGAAGGGCCTGCCGGTGTCCTTGTACCGCGGCAGCGCCATCAGCACCGCGACACAGACCTCCTGCGCCAGGTCCTCCACGAAGTGGCGGGCATCACCGGGCAGCCGGTTCAGCCGGGACCTGCAGTAGCGCAGCGCGAGGGGGTGGACATGGGCCAGCAGATCATGGGTGGCCTGCGCGTCGCCCTCGACGGCTCGGTGCACCAGGGCACCGATCACCGTCGTTCCGTCGTCGCGCATCGAACCATGGTGCCTCGGTGCCGCGTCATCCGCGGCACCGCGTCCGTAGTTGTGCACCGAAGCGTTATGAGCGGGTGCGCCGGAAGTCATGTCCTGCGCCCTCCCCTTCCGCTCGACCGAATCGTTCCCAAGGAACTCCACATCTCAAGGATGCGTCATCCGCCGGGAAGCGTCACATACCGGGAAGGGGCCACCGGGAATTCGACGACACCGCGAGCGTGTACGCCGGACGCCGCCCGGCGGGCGGAGTCTCGGAACAGACCCTGGTGCGCCCCGGCCCGGACCGCCCCGCCCGCCGCGAGGCAGACGGGACTTCTCAGCACACGGCCTAGCGGACCAGGCCCCAGCGGAAGCCGAGCGCGACCGCGTGCGCCCGGTCCGAGGCGCCGAGCTTCTTGAACAGGCGCCTGGCGTGCGTCTTCACCGTGTCCTCGGAGAGGAACAGCTCACGGCCGATCTCCGCGTTGGAGCGGCCGTGGCTCATCCCTTCGAGCACCTGGATCTCACGCGCCGTGAGCGTGGGCGCCGCACCCATCTCGGCCGACCGCAGCCGGCGCGGGGCCAGCCGCCACGTCGGATCGGCGAGTGCCTGGGTGACGGTCGCCCGGAGCTCCGCCCGGGAGGCGTCCTTGTGCAGATACCCGCGGGCCCCGGCGGCGACCGCGAGGGCGACGCCGTCCAGATCCTCGGCGACGGTCAGCATGATGATCCTCGCCCCGGGGTCGGCGGAGAGCAGTCGGCGGACGGTCTCCACACCTCCCAGACCGGGCATGCGTACGTCCATCAGAATCAGATCCGAACGGTCGGCACCCCAGCGGCGGAGGACTTCCTCGCCGTTGGCCGCCGTCGTCACACGCTCGACGCCGGGCACGGTCGCGACCGCGCGACGGAGCGCCTCTCGGGCAAGCGGGGAGTCGTCGCAGACGAGGACGGATGTCATGACCGCCCTCCGAAGCTGATGCGCGTCACCTTGAGCCTCCAGGCTGTTACAAGTCGTCACCTGTGCGGTTGACGCTCTCGGACATCTGCCCGATCGCTTTTTCTGCCAACCGCCTCCGCACTCTCAACGATGGTCACTCGAAAGAGTTACGGGTCGGACAGCCGAGTTCGGCACTCTACGTGAGGGAGCGCACACGGAAGAGAGCGCCACGGATCGTCCAGTCTTCAACTGAACCTTCACGGGAACTTATGCCCCATTTGGCGGGTTTTCTTCCCTTTTACTGGTGTCTGTGACTAGATTCGCAATCAGTCATATTTACATCTACTAACACCGTAGATGTACGGTCATGAACACGGTCAAAGATGGATGACAACGACTTTTCCGACTCAGCATGGTTTCGAGGGGACAAGCAATGGCAGATTTCTCCCGCCTTCCCGGCCCCAACGCCGATCTGTGGGACTGGCAGCTGCTGGCCGCCTGCCGCGGGGTCGACAGCTCGCTGTTCTTCCACCCCGAGGGGGAACGAGGCGCCGCCCGGAGCGCCCGCGAGACCTCCGCGAAGGAGGTCTGTATGCGGTGCCCGGTACGCGCCGAGTGCGCGGCGCACGCACTCGCGGTACGAGAGCCCTACGGAGTGTGGGGCGGACTGACCGAGGACGAGCGCGAGGAGCTCATGGGACGGGCCCGCAACCGGCTGATCGCCGCGACGGCGCCCTCGGGCGGCCCCGCTTCACCCCCCGGGCACGGCTGACCCCAGCCGCACGGCAGAGACTCGCACGGCAGAAACGTTTCTCCGCGTGCGGCGCACGCGCTACGCACGCTGCACGCGCCGCGGTCCGCTCAACGGGCGGCCGCCAGCGCCAGCTGGTCCAGAGTGGCCGCCACCGCCGGGACCTGCGCCAGATCGGGCAGGGTCAGCGCGACGATCTCGCGCTCGATGGCCGGCTCCACGGTGACGGTCCGGGCGCCCCGGGGGCGCACCGACTCGATCGCCAGCTCCGGCAGCACAGCCACCCCCAGTCCCGCGC
Protein-coding regions in this window:
- a CDS encoding WhiB family transcriptional regulator; translated protein: MADFSRLPGPNADLWDWQLLAACRGVDSSLFFHPEGERGAARSARETSAKEVCMRCPVRAECAAHALAVREPYGVWGGLTEDEREELMGRARNRLIAATAPSGGPASPPGHG